TTTAAAATCCATTGAAATCAGTCGTTCTTTTTTATCCAGTATCACGGTACATTTTCCGTGGCCGGACTCAATTACACTGTCTTCAACATTTTCAAAGAGCTTCTTATCAAACTCAAAATCAAACTCATGAACCCCTATTTTGAGTCCGTATATGTCGATTTTATATTGTCTGTCTGCTTTCATTTTTCCTTATATAGGAAATGAGTGCGCAAATTTAGATATATATTGTTAATAATTAAAATCTTATCCGGAAATTTGAAAGGAATTCATAAGGACTAAGAAATACCAGATACCATGCACAAGGCTCTTGATCAATTTACCCAAAAATTTGAACCTGAGTTGATTGACGAAATCAATCAATTGGGGCAATTGAAAAAGTATAAAACGGGTAAGGTGCTCATTGACTTTGCTAGCTATGTCAAAAATATCCCTTTGGTTTTATCAGGGGCTATCAAGGTAGTGAGAGAAGATGCTGAGGGGCGAGAACTATTTTTATATTTCTTGGGAGGCGGTGACACCTGTGCCATGAGTCTGACTTGCTGCATCAATCAGAAGAAAAGTGAAATAAAAGCTGTGGTAGAAGAAGATGCGGAAGTAATGATGATTCCTCTGCACTATATGGATGGTTGGATGAAGTATTCCTCTTGGAGACAATTTGTATTTAGTTCTTACAATCAGCGATTTGAGGAAATGCTCAATGCCGTGGACTCTCTGGCTTTTATGAAATTGGATGAGCGATTAATGAATTATTTATTGGACTGCAAACAGAGTAGTGGAGACTTTTCTATTCATAAAACACACCAACAAATAGCCCAGGACTTGAATACTTCCCGTGTGGTGGTTAGTCGGTTGTTGAAGAAGTTGGTTGAGGAAGAAAGGATTGAATTGCATCGCAATAGGATCGAAATTCTGTAAGGGTAACAATGGTTACATTTAGAAATCCTTTGATCTATTACATTTGCCTCTGTTAACCCAACTATGAAATGAAGAGTATTTTCCCCATCATTGATTCACTAAATTCTTATTCGAGCGAATGGCTGAAAAATGACTTATTCGCAGGATTGGTAGTAGGGGTCATGCTGATTCCGCAAGGAATGGCTTATGCTATGATTGCGGGATTGCCTCCTATCTATGGATTATACACGGCCATTATTCCTACTATTGTTTACGCACTCATTGGCTCATCGAGACATGTGTCTGTAGGGCCTGTAGCTATGGACTCATTGATTTTGGTAGCAGGTGCCAGTGCTTTTGCAACTGAAGGTACGATGGATTACATAATAGTTGTTGCTGCGCTGACACTGCTTATCGGTGCTATACAAATGGGTATGGGAGTTTTAAAACTTGGCTTTATAGCCAACTTTCTATCGAAGCCGGTTATCCTAGGATTCACTTTTGCGGCAGCAGTGATTATTTCTATCAAACAGTTGAAGTATCTATTGGGCATCCAGCTGGTAAATGTTGATGGGATTTTTGATGAATTCTTGTTTTATATATTGAACCTGGATCAGGTGCATTTACCAACTCTATGGATTGCCCTGGGGAGCCTTTTTTTATTGGTTGTGGGTAAGAAATTGATTTCGAAATTTCCTGCGAGTTTGCTTGTTGTACTTGTTGGCATGGGAATCTCCTATCTTTTTCAGCTGGATAATGTCGGAGTTAGTTTGGTGGGATATATGCCGAGTGGGCTACCAGAATTTTCTATTCCAGAAATTGAGAGTTTGCCTTGGAGTGAATTTTTGCCTTTGGCAGTTACATTGGCTTTGATGGGCTTTGTTGAATTATATTCTATAGGCCAACGGCTTCAGTCTAAGCATAAGGCAGAATATGAGATTAATGCCAATCAAGAACTCGTTGGTTTAGGGATGGCTAATGTGATTGGATCATTTTTCAGAACTTTTCCAGCGACAGCTAGTTTTAGTCGATCAGCAGTCAACGAATCATCTGGTGCTAAAACTACCATAGCTTCGATGATTGCTGCTTTAATTGTGATCCTGGCCCTATTGTTTTTAATGCCCGTTTTTCAATACTTACCCCATGCGGTGTTAGGCGCAATCATTTTTATAGCAGTTCTTGGTCTGATTGATATCAAACTTGCCAAAAGTTTATGGAATACCGATCGATATGATTTTGTGATGCTTCTTTCTTCATTTTTAGGAACACTTATTTTGGGTATCGAGTGGGGTATTGGTTTTGGCATCTTAATTTCTCTATTGGTACTTATCTACAAAACCTCTGCCCCTCATATGGCCGTGCTGGGTCGTGTGTCAGGTACTAATTTTTTCAGAAACCTGGATCGTTTTGATGAAGCTATTGATGAGCCAAGTGTAAGTATTTTGAGGTTTGATGCAAGATTGTTTTTTGCCAACGTGGGTTCGTTGAAATCGAAAGTAGAAAGATTAGTCAAGGAGAAACCAACAATGAAAAAATTCATTTTGGATAGTCAAAGTATTATTGATATCGATTCAAGTGGCATAGACGGTGTCGAAGATATAGTGAATCTGCTTGATGAACGTGGTATTGAATTTCATATGGTAAGTATCATTGGCCCGGTGAGGGATAAACTGTTCAAAACGGGATTGATTGATAAGGTAGGAAGAGAGAATATTCATGATTGTATTGAAGATGCATTATCAGATCAGGTTGATAAACCTAAGTTGGTTTATCAAACGAATGTGAAGTAGGTACTGATTTTATTAAACTTCAAATGCATCCTTTACAAATTGAGCACTAGTAATAATCATTTCTGAATGTTTGGGCACATTTCTTGTTTATCTGGATGGAGTGATATTTATTTTGTCTGATTTAGAAACATTAATTCATACTTATATGAAGTACTTAATGATCTTAGTTGTAATCCTTGGCAGTGTTCAAGTGACTGCGGCGCAATCCAGAGCTGAAAAGAAACAGAAAAAAAAGGAACTCAGAGCCGAGTCTTTCCAGGAATTAAAAGAATTTTTTGAGGGAAGAAATTTTCGCTTTGTTGCTGACTGGGCAGACACCCAAAAGGGCAGACGCATTAACCTGATGAGCAACCCTAATTCATATATTCAAAAAGGTGATACAATAAACGCCAATTTACCATACTTCGGAGTGGCTCAGGTGGCGACTATGAGTGGAGATGTTGGGATTAATGTTGAAAACATGCTTTTGGAAGGAGAAAGCATAAAATATAATGAGAAGAAATTTAGATTAGTTTATAGTTTCAAAGTCAATTCTACAAGAGGCGAGATGCTCAGTTGCGTTTTTACTATTCAGGCTAATAAATCAGCTACACTATCTGTGAGAAGTACCCAGAGAAACATGATCTCTTATTCTGGGAAAGTTAGTCATCTAGAATCGGATTAGATACAGTACTATTTTATCAATAGGTGCTCTTGAAATTAAATAAAGCAATAAAAAATTGTATTATTTTGATATAAGTCGATTTCCTGTCGAATAATTTTCCTCAT
The sequence above is drawn from the Reichenbachiella sp. genome and encodes:
- a CDS encoding Crp/Fnr family transcriptional regulator; protein product: MHKALDQFTQKFEPELIDEINQLGQLKKYKTGKVLIDFASYVKNIPLVLSGAIKVVREDAEGRELFLYFLGGGDTCAMSLTCCINQKKSEIKAVVEEDAEVMMIPLHYMDGWMKYSSWRQFVFSSYNQRFEEMLNAVDSLAFMKLDERLMNYLLDCKQSSGDFSIHKTHQQIAQDLNTSRVVVSRLLKKLVEEERIELHRNRIEIL
- a CDS encoding sulfate permease, with protein sequence MKSIFPIIDSLNSYSSEWLKNDLFAGLVVGVMLIPQGMAYAMIAGLPPIYGLYTAIIPTIVYALIGSSRHVSVGPVAMDSLILVAGASAFATEGTMDYIIVVAALTLLIGAIQMGMGVLKLGFIANFLSKPVILGFTFAAAVIISIKQLKYLLGIQLVNVDGIFDEFLFYILNLDQVHLPTLWIALGSLFLLVVGKKLISKFPASLLVVLVGMGISYLFQLDNVGVSLVGYMPSGLPEFSIPEIESLPWSEFLPLAVTLALMGFVELYSIGQRLQSKHKAEYEINANQELVGLGMANVIGSFFRTFPATASFSRSAVNESSGAKTTIASMIAALIVILALLFLMPVFQYLPHAVLGAIIFIAVLGLIDIKLAKSLWNTDRYDFVMLLSSFLGTLILGIEWGIGFGILISLLVLIYKTSAPHMAVLGRVSGTNFFRNLDRFDEAIDEPSVSILRFDARLFFANVGSLKSKVERLVKEKPTMKKFILDSQSIIDIDSSGIDGVEDIVNLLDERGIEFHMVSIIGPVRDKLFKTGLIDKVGRENIHDCIEDALSDQVDKPKLVYQTNVK
- a CDS encoding DUF4251 domain-containing protein encodes the protein MKYLMILVVILGSVQVTAAQSRAEKKQKKKELRAESFQELKEFFEGRNFRFVADWADTQKGRRINLMSNPNSYIQKGDTINANLPYFGVAQVATMSGDVGINVENMLLEGESIKYNEKKFRLVYSFKVNSTRGEMLSCVFTIQANKSATLSVRSTQRNMISYSGKVSHLESD